In one window of Nomascus leucogenys isolate Asia chromosome 1a, Asia_NLE_v1, whole genome shotgun sequence DNA:
- the LOC105739236 gene encoding E3 ubiquitin-protein ligase TRIM13-like codes for MELLEEALMCPVCCSLFDDPQVLPCSHNFCKKCLEGILEGSVRNSLWRPAPFKCPTCCKETSATGINSLQVNYSLKGIVEKYNNIKISPKMPVCKGHLGQPLNIFCLTDMQLICGICATRGEHTKHVFCSIEDAYAQERDAFESLFQSFETWCRGDALSCLDTLETNKRKSLQLLTKDSDKVKEFFEKLQYTLDQKKNEILSDFETMKLAVMQAYDPGINKLNTILQEQRMAFNIAEAFKDVSEPIVFLQQMQEFREKIKVIKETPLPLSNLPASPLMKNFDTSQ; via the coding sequence ATGGAGCTGCTTGAAGAAGCTCTCATGTGCCCTGTTTGCTGTAGCCTGTTTGATGATCCACAGGTTTTGCCTTGCTCCCACAACTTCTGCAAAAAATGCTTAGAAGGTATCTTAGAAGGGAGTGTGCGGAATTCCTTGTGGAGACCAGCTCCATTCAAGTGTCCTACATGCTGTAAGGAAACTTCAGCTACTGGAATTAATAGCCTGCAGGTTAATTACTCCCTGAAGGGTATTGTGGAAAAGTATAACAATATCAAGATCTCTCCCAAAATGCCAGTATGCAAAGGACACTTGGGGCAGCCTCTCAACATTTTCTGCCTGACTGATATGCAGCTGATTTGTGGGATCTGTGCTACTCGTGGGGAGCACACCAAACATGTCTTCTGTTCTATTGAAGATGCCTATGCTCAGGAAAGGGATGCCTTTGAGTCCCTCTTCCAGAGCTTTGAGACCTGGTGTCGGGGAGATGCTCTTTCTTGCTTGGATACCTTGGAAACTAATAAGAGGAAATCCCTACAGTTACTGACTAAAGATTCAGATAAAGTGAAGGAATTTTTTGAGAAGTTACAATACACACTGGatcaaaagaagaatgaaattctgtctgaCTTTGAGACCATGAAACTTGCTGTTATGCAAGCATATGACCCAGGGATCAACAAACTCAACACCATCTTGCAGGAGCAACGGATGGCCTTTAACATTGCTGAGGCTTTCAAAGATGTGTCAGAACCCATTGTATTTCTGCAACAGATGCAGGAGTTTAGGGAGAAAATCAAAGTAATCAAGGAAACTCCTTTACCTCTCTCTAATTTGCCTGCAAGCCCTTTAATGAAGAACTTTGATACCAGTCAGTGA